The following coding sequences lie in one Haladaptatus sp. DJG-WS-42 genomic window:
- a CDS encoding DJ-1/PfpI family protein codes for MNILELTGDFVEDYEVMVPFQALQMVGHEVHAVCPEKADGDTVKTAIHDFEGDQTYTEKPGHNFALNATFADVDPADYDALVIPGGRAPEYLRLNEDVLDIVRHFATANKPIAALCHGPQILAAADVLSGKHCTSYPAVKPDVLAAGGEWEDSVTTDGNLVTGQAWPDHQEWLAQFLDVLGTTIEHKETAAADD; via the coding sequence ATGAACATTCTCGAACTCACCGGCGATTTTGTCGAAGACTACGAAGTGATGGTGCCGTTCCAGGCCCTCCAGATGGTGGGCCACGAGGTTCACGCGGTCTGCCCAGAGAAGGCAGACGGCGACACCGTGAAGACGGCCATTCACGACTTCGAAGGCGACCAAACGTACACCGAAAAGCCCGGCCACAATTTCGCGCTGAACGCGACGTTTGCGGACGTCGACCCGGCCGATTACGACGCGCTCGTCATCCCCGGCGGGCGCGCGCCCGAGTATCTGCGGCTGAACGAGGATGTCCTCGACATCGTCCGGCACTTCGCCACGGCGAACAAACCAATCGCCGCGCTCTGTCACGGCCCGCAGATTCTCGCCGCCGCGGACGTCCTCTCTGGGAAACACTGCACCTCGTATCCCGCCGTGAAACCGGACGTACTCGCTGCGGGCGGGGAATGGGAAGACAGCGTGACGACCGATGGGAACCTCGTCACGGGCCAAGCGTGGCCAGATCACCAGGAATGGCTCGCCCAGTTCTTAGACGTACTGGGAACGACCATCGAGCACAAAGAGACAGCGGCCGCAGACGACTGA
- a CDS encoding serine protease: MANKQHRRQFLRTAGLTTLGLLAGCTGSSPSTQQTQSTVTTSQTQTKSTSKESVEHDHQNSNTVDFSDETLEQARAIGKTVQKSVVKLTNGSTGGTGWIIEDGYIMTNSHVVLNSETMAVETFDGNTGTATRVGYHQNMVPDIALMKTEIETPAPLPVKTDVDVSKGDPVLMVGHPGSVGDWVISVGRYDSYQQGINWVLSDIPTKSGNSGSPLVTLDGVVIGCVSGESKVGGQSGGVDRPEKVYTEFPEPETKTTATPSETIQRWVGEWK, encoded by the coding sequence ATGGCAAACAAGCAACACCGCAGGCAGTTTCTCCGCACCGCGGGGCTCACAACTCTTGGCCTCCTCGCAGGATGTACTGGAAGCTCACCTTCTACTCAACAGACACAATCCACAGTCACAACCTCGCAAACACAAACTAAATCCACATCGAAAGAATCCGTCGAACACGACCATCAGAACAGCAATACCGTTGACTTCTCGGACGAAACGCTCGAACAAGCACGAGCCATCGGGAAGACCGTCCAGAAATCCGTGGTCAAACTCACGAATGGCAGTACCGGTGGGACGGGATGGATCATCGAAGACGGATACATCATGACCAACTCTCACGTCGTCCTCAATTCGGAAACGATGGCTGTCGAAACGTTCGATGGCAACACCGGAACTGCAACTCGTGTTGGCTACCATCAGAACATGGTTCCTGACATCGCATTGATGAAGACGGAGATAGAGACGCCAGCGCCACTGCCGGTGAAAACCGATGTCGATGTGTCGAAAGGCGACCCGGTTTTGATGGTCGGCCATCCGGGAAGCGTTGGCGACTGGGTGATTAGCGTGGGTCGATACGACTCATACCAGCAAGGGATCAATTGGGTGCTTTCTGACATTCCAACGAAAAGCGGAAACAGCGGCTCACCGCTGGTGACACTGGACGGCGTCGTGATTGGCTGCGTTAGTGGGGAATCGAAGGTGGGTGGCCAGAGCGGTGGTGTCGATCGGCCAGAGAAAGTGTACACCGAGTTCCCAGAGCCTGAAACGAAGACCACCGCCACACCGTCAGAAACGATCCAGAGGTGGGTTGGCGAGTGGAAATAG
- a CDS encoding HAD-IIA family hydrolase produces MTYRGAVVDLDGTVYRGDDLIPGVGGGIDHLRREGLNLVFFSNNPTKSPAEYKTRLAGHGLSVAEAEIASSATVTASYLTANYADGEVFVIGDPGLIAQFEAAGVTLTDDPQAADVLVGSWDKAFDYRKLTSALWAIQAGAAFIGTDPDRRVPIGDGRLIPGSGAIIHAIEGVAERPVDHVLGKPSEEAAELALSRLGVEPEECLVIGDSLHTDITMGARVGMTTVLVRSGVTTAENRDAVAVEPDYVIDSLADIDEVL; encoded by the coding sequence ATGACCTATCGCGGGGCCGTCGTAGACTTGGACGGGACAGTGTACCGAGGCGACGACCTGATTCCCGGCGTTGGCGGCGGTATCGACCACCTCCGACGCGAAGGGTTGAACCTCGTCTTTTTCTCGAACAACCCCACGAAATCGCCAGCGGAATACAAAACGCGACTTGCTGGTCACGGCCTCTCGGTCGCCGAAGCCGAGATTGCGTCCTCGGCGACCGTCACCGCGTCGTATCTCACCGCGAACTACGCAGACGGCGAGGTGTTCGTCATCGGCGACCCCGGGCTCATCGCCCAGTTCGAAGCTGCCGGAGTCACGCTCACCGACGACCCGCAGGCCGCAGACGTGCTGGTCGGGTCGTGGGACAAGGCGTTCGACTACCGAAAACTCACCAGTGCGCTCTGGGCGATTCAGGCGGGCGCGGCGTTCATTGGCACCGACCCAGACCGGCGAGTTCCTATCGGCGATGGGCGACTGATTCCCGGCTCTGGAGCCATCATTCACGCCATCGAAGGCGTCGCAGAACGCCCGGTCGACCACGTTCTCGGCAAGCCTTCCGAGGAAGCCGCCGAGTTAGCACTGTCGCGCCTTGGCGTCGAACCAGAAGAGTGTCTCGTCATCGGTGACAGCCTCCACACGGACATCACCATGGGCGCTCGCGTCGGGATGACGACGGTGCTCGTGCGCTCGGGCGTGACGACGGCCGAAAACCGAGATGCAGTAGCGGTCGAACCCGATTACGTCATCGACTCGCTCGCGGACATCGACGAAGTTCTCTGA
- the rbcL gene encoding type III ribulose-bisphosphate carboxylase encodes MTGIEYSDFLDLDYEPVDTDLVCTFTLRPGEGMSMEDAAARVASESSNGTWAELQVEAGVTELSATAFDLSGNTVRVAYPEALFEPGNMPQILSCIAGNIMGMKAVDSIRLEDCEWPEAIVEGFAGPQFGSSVATELLSAHGRPVTATVPKPKVGLHTESHAQIGYDAWMGGVDLLKDDENLTDQVFNPFEERVARSLELRDKAQEETGERKDYLVNITAETDEMLRRAEFVADHGGKFVMVDVVTAGWASVQTVRRRCEDLGLAIHAHRAMHAAFDRHPDQGVSMRVLAQISRLVGVDHIHTGTADLGKLENEDTAGINDWLQSDLYGMNDVLPVASGGLHPGIVDELINRLGSNLIIQAGGGIHGHPDGTAAGAKAFRQSVDASMEGISLAEYAETHPELKVALDKWGTQTPR; translated from the coding sequence ATGACAGGGATTGAGTATTCAGACTTCCTCGACCTCGACTACGAACCCGTAGACACTGACCTTGTCTGCACCTTCACGCTCCGCCCCGGCGAGGGGATGAGCATGGAGGACGCCGCCGCGCGGGTCGCCTCCGAGAGTTCGAACGGGACGTGGGCCGAGTTACAGGTCGAAGCCGGCGTGACCGAACTCAGCGCCACCGCCTTTGACCTCTCAGGGAACACGGTTCGCGTCGCCTACCCCGAGGCGCTGTTCGAGCCGGGGAACATGCCACAGATTCTCTCCTGTATCGCGGGGAACATCATGGGGATGAAGGCGGTCGATTCCATCCGCCTCGAAGACTGTGAGTGGCCGGAAGCCATCGTCGAAGGCTTCGCAGGGCCGCAGTTCGGCTCGTCGGTCGCCACGGAGCTCTTGTCGGCTCACGGCCGTCCCGTCACGGCGACCGTCCCGAAGCCGAAAGTCGGCCTCCACACCGAATCGCACGCGCAAATCGGCTACGACGCGTGGATGGGTGGCGTTGATTTGCTTAAAGACGACGAGAACCTCACCGACCAAGTGTTCAACCCGTTCGAAGAACGCGTCGCGCGGTCGCTCGAACTCCGCGACAAAGCCCAAGAAGAGACCGGAGAGCGCAAAGACTATCTCGTGAATATCACCGCAGAGACCGACGAGATGCTCCGACGCGCCGAGTTCGTCGCAGACCACGGCGGGAAGTTCGTCATGGTCGACGTCGTGACCGCGGGCTGGGCGAGCGTCCAGACCGTGCGCCGACGCTGTGAGGACTTGGGCCTCGCCATCCACGCCCACCGCGCGATGCACGCCGCGTTCGACCGCCACCCAGACCAAGGCGTCTCGATGCGCGTCCTCGCACAAATCTCGCGGCTCGTCGGCGTCGACCACATCCACACGGGAACCGCGGACTTGGGCAAGCTCGAAAACGAAGACACCGCAGGCATCAACGACTGGCTCCAGTCAGATCTCTACGGCATGAACGACGTGTTGCCGGTGGCCTCAGGCGGTCTGCACCCCGGCATCGTGGACGAACTCATCAACCGTCTCGGTTCGAATCTCATCATCCAAGCCGGTGGCGGCATCCACGGCCACCCGGACGGCACCGCCGCGGGCGCGAAGGCGTTCCGACAGTCGGTCGATGCCTCGATGGAGGGCATCTCGCTCGCCGAGTACGCAGAAACGCACCCCGAGCTGAAAGTCGCTCTCGACAAGTGGGGCACCCAAACCCCCCGCTAA